One genomic window of Oncorhynchus kisutch isolate 150728-3 linkage group LG24, Okis_V2, whole genome shotgun sequence includes the following:
- the LOC109869088 gene encoding MRG/MORF4L-binding protein isoform X1, whose translation MGEAELVPVVQAESGITTIEDSVVWSQEVEVCLFHAMLGHKPVGVNRHFHMICIRDKFSQNIGRQVSSKVIWDHLGTMYDMSALHESEILPFPNSEKSFNLPEEMIQKVKEGKLVSEDDMKDELKEERDSPATHEEGSNSSVKMTERAVSKDKERERDRDREKGSSEGGPGKEAADKRKRNRATEKVLNSSSNPSSPGGAKRRRT comes from the exons ATGGGGGAAGCCGAGCTTGTTCCAGTTGTTCAAGCAGAGTCGGGCATCACTACCATCGAAGACTCGGTCGTATGGAGTCAAGAAGTCGAGGTGTGCCTGTTCCATGCGATGCTCGGTCACAAACCCGTAG GGGTAAATCGGCACTTTCACATGATCTGCATCCGGGATAAATTCAGTCAGAATATTGGGAGGCAAGTGTCATCAAAGGTGATCTGGGACCACCTGGGAACTATGTATGACATGTCGGCCTTG CATGAGTCAGAAATATTGCCATTTCCCAACTCCGAGAAGAGCTTCAATCTTCCAGAGGAGATGATTCAAAAAGTAAAAGAAG GTAAACTGGTGTCTGAGGACGACATGAAAGACGAGTTGAAAGAAGAACGAGACTCCCCAGCCACGCATGAAGAAG gcagCAACTCCTCGGTGAAGATGACAGAGAGGGCCGTCAgcaaagacaaggagagagagagagacagagacagagagaaaggttcCTCTGAGGGCGGCCCAGGGAAGGAGGCAGCAGACAAGAGGAAGAGGAATCGTGCCACTGAGAAGGTACTCAACTCCAGCAGCAACCCCTCCAGCCCCGGTGGAGCCAAGCGGAGAAGGACGTAG
- the LOC109869088 gene encoding MRG/MORF4L-binding protein isoform X2: MGEAELVPVVQAESGITTIEDSVVWSQEVEVCLFHAMLGHKPVGVNRHFHMICIRDKFSQNIGRQVSSKVIWDHLGTMYDMSALHESEILPFPNSEKSFNLPEEMIQKVKEGKLVSEDDMKDELKEERDSPATHEEGLSPCMAADQDLERQQLLGEDDREGRQQRQGERERQRQRERFL; the protein is encoded by the exons ATGGGGGAAGCCGAGCTTGTTCCAGTTGTTCAAGCAGAGTCGGGCATCACTACCATCGAAGACTCGGTCGTATGGAGTCAAGAAGTCGAGGTGTGCCTGTTCCATGCGATGCTCGGTCACAAACCCGTAG GGGTAAATCGGCACTTTCACATGATCTGCATCCGGGATAAATTCAGTCAGAATATTGGGAGGCAAGTGTCATCAAAGGTGATCTGGGACCACCTGGGAACTATGTATGACATGTCGGCCTTG CATGAGTCAGAAATATTGCCATTTCCCAACTCCGAGAAGAGCTTCAATCTTCCAGAGGAGATGATTCAAAAAGTAAAAGAAG GTAAACTGGTGTCTGAGGACGACATGAAAGACGAGTTGAAAGAAGAACGAGACTCCCCAGCCACGCATGAAGAAG GTCTGAGTCCCTGTATGGCAGCTGACCAGGATTTAGAGAG gcagCAACTCCTCGGTGAAGATGACAGAGAGGGCCGTCAgcaaagacaaggagagagagagagacagagacagagagaaaggttcCTCTGA
- the LOC109869566 gene encoding DNA-binding protein inhibitor ID-1-like — translation MKVVGSTCTLKNTEDMVRCLSEQSMAISKCKIPMLDEQMSVFLQDMNSCYSKLKELVPTLPANKKASKMEILQHVIDYIWDLQVELDAPGKQQATDAPRTPLTTLNAEIASISVENGCSDDRILCR, via the exons ATGAAAGTTGTCGGATCTACCTGCACTCTCAAGAACACCGAGGACATGGTCCGGTGTCTCTCCGAACAGAGTATGGCCATCTCCAAGTGCAAGATCCCAATGCTGGACGAGCAGATGAGTGTATTTCTGCAGGACATGAACAGTTGCTACAGCAAGCTGAAGGAGCTGGTGCCCACTCTGCCAGCCAACAAGAAAGCCAGTAAGATGGAGATTCTGCAGCATGTCATCGACTATATCTGGGACCTACAGGTCGAGCTGGACGCACCCGGCAAACAGCAGGCCACAGATGCACCCCGGACCCCTCTGACAACCCTCAATGCAGAAAtcgccagcatctctgtggag AACGGATGCTCCGATGACAGAATTCTCTGCCGCTGA